In a genomic window of Vespula vulgaris chromosome 13, iyVesVulg1.1, whole genome shotgun sequence:
- the LOC127068521 gene encoding uncharacterized protein LOC127068521 has protein sequence MEWNWIVDIIRRYKNVTEYVDLINDFSKITYLITVFIAMILVVTDFVYMFQLFKKSENIILIMECIFYIAASTITIYINFYFGQKLLNYSNAVFEELSKIPFYDLSNKYQKLLLFVLMRCRRPCVISIGDMFVSSHESFAALIRRAFSFATVCYNVQ, from the exons ATGGAATGGAATTGGATAGTGGATATTATAAGACGTTATAAAAATGTCACCGA gTATGTCGATTTGATAAACGATTTTTCAAAGATTACTTACCTGATAACAGTTTTTATAGCGATGATACTCGTTGTCACTGATTTCGTCTAC atgtttcaattatttaaaaaatcggaaaatataatcttaataatggaatgtattttttacattGCTGCATCtacaattacaatatatattaatttttactttggGCAAAAGCTGTTGAATTACAGCAACGCAGTTTTCGAAGAATT GAGTAAAATTCCGTTCTACGATCTTTCGAACAAATATCAAAAGTTACTGTTATTTGTACTAATGAGATGCAGAAGGCCATGCGTTATTTCGATCGGTGATATGTTCGTGTCATCGCACGAATCTTTTGCTGCG ttaaTTCGAAGAGCATTCTCCTTTGCTACGGTATGTTATAAtgtacaataa
- the LOC127068517 gene encoding uncharacterized protein LOC127068517 isoform X3, translating to MNRLKSDYENFTGEEELEIVEKYTKETKLYVYVVVGFFNLYIISIISPSILNVLLHNFDILDDDQLTLPVPINNVTNGGLLYYSFLFYQLTMIFVLLLLGCLFYSLYMVFVQHACCQFSIIILKIRRPFKDIPKYVENVWLFEKPCEKFDWIVDIIYSYKNVTEYVDLINCFSQINYLIAVFCAMIFVIFDFIYLFQLLETLQSARDTIEYSITIVGSILVLYLNFYVGQKLLDQSNAVFEEMCKIPFYMLSIKVQKLLLFMITRSGKPCMLSIGGMFVASHEVFAGLMRKALSFAMVYYSVQ from the exons ATGAATCGTCTTAAATCGGATTACGAGAATTTCACCGGGGAAGAGGAACTAGAGattgtagaaaaatatacgaaagaaactaaattatatgtgtatgttgtCGTGG gatTCTTCAATctctatattatttcaataatatctCCGTCAATTTTAAATGTTCTTCtgcataattttgatattttggATGATGATCAATTAACGTTACCTGTACCAATTAATAACGTTACAAACGGAGGACTGTTATATTAcagtttccttttttatcaacTAACAATGATTTTCGTCCTACTATTACTAggttgtttattttattctttgtatATGGTGTTCGTACAACATGCCTGTTGTCAGTTCAGTATAATAAT ATTGAAAATACGTCGACCATTTAAGGACATTCCGAAATATGTTGAAAATGTTTGGCTTTTTGAAAAACCTTGCGAAAAATTCGATTGGATAGTCGacattatatattcttataaaaatgtcACGGA atacgtTGATTTGATAAACTGTTTTTCCCAGATAAATTACTTAATTGCAGTTTTCTGCGCAATGATCTTCGTcatcttcgattttatttat ttatttcaattattagaAACATTGCAAAGTGCAAGGGACACAATAGAATACAGTATTACTATTGTTGGATCTATATTGGTCCTATACCTTAATTTTTACGTTGGGCAAAAGCTTTTGGATCAGAGCAATGCAGTTTTCGAAGAAAT GTGTAAAATACCATTTTATATGCTATCTATAAAAGttcaaaaattgttattatttatgataacCAGAAGCGGGAAGCCATGCATGCTTTCGATTGGTGGTATGTTCGTGGCGTCACATGAAGTATTCGCTGGG tTAATGCGAAAAGCACTTTCTTTTGCTATGGTGTACTATAGCGTTCAATAA
- the LOC127068517 gene encoding uncharacterized protein LOC127068517 isoform X2, whose amino-acid sequence MNRLKSDYENFTGEEELEIVEKYTKETKLYVYVVVGFFNLYIISIISPSILNVLLHNFDILDDDQLTLPVPINNVTNGGLLYYSFLFYQLTMIFVLLLLGCLFYSLYMVFVQHACCQFSIIILKIRRPFKDIPKYVENVWLFEKPCEKFDWIVDIIYSYKNVTEYVDLINCFSQINYLIAVFCAMIFVIFDFIYLFQLLETLQSARDTIEYSITIVGSILVLYLNFYVGQKLLDQSNAVFEEMCKIPFYMLSIKVQKLLLFMITRSGKPCMLSIGGMFVASHEVFAGVSDNKLYSSVLKIIIKLSELC is encoded by the exons ATGAATCGTCTTAAATCGGATTACGAGAATTTCACCGGGGAAGAGGAACTAGAGattgtagaaaaatatacgaaagaaactaaattatatgtgtatgttgtCGTGG gatTCTTCAATctctatattatttcaataatatctCCGTCAATTTTAAATGTTCTTCtgcataattttgatattttggATGATGATCAATTAACGTTACCTGTACCAATTAATAACGTTACAAACGGAGGACTGTTATATTAcagtttccttttttatcaacTAACAATGATTTTCGTCCTACTATTACTAggttgtttattttattctttgtatATGGTGTTCGTACAACATGCCTGTTGTCAGTTCAGTATAATAAT ATTGAAAATACGTCGACCATTTAAGGACATTCCGAAATATGTTGAAAATGTTTGGCTTTTTGAAAAACCTTGCGAAAAATTCGATTGGATAGTCGacattatatattcttataaaaatgtcACGGA atacgtTGATTTGATAAACTGTTTTTCCCAGATAAATTACTTAATTGCAGTTTTCTGCGCAATGATCTTCGTcatcttcgattttatttat ttatttcaattattagaAACATTGCAAAGTGCAAGGGACACAATAGAATACAGTATTACTATTGTTGGATCTATATTGGTCCTATACCTTAATTTTTACGTTGGGCAAAAGCTTTTGGATCAGAGCAATGCAGTTTTCGAAGAAAT GTGTAAAATACCATTTTATATGCTATCTATAAAAGttcaaaaattgttattatttatgataacCAGAAGCGGGAAGCCATGCATGCTTTCGATTGGTGGTATGTTCGTGGCGTCACATGAAGTATTCGCTGGGGTAAGtgacaataaattatattcaagcgtattaaaaataattattaagttaAGTGAATTGTGTTAA
- the LOC127068517 gene encoding uncharacterized protein LOC127068517 isoform X1 → MNRLKSDYENFTGEEELEIVEKYTKETKLYVYVVVGFFNLYIISIISPSILNVLLHNFDILDDDQLTLPVPINNVTNGGLLYYSFLFYQLTMIFVLLLLGCLFYSLYMVFVQHACCQFSIIILKIRRPFKDIPKYVENVWLFEKPCEKFDWIVDIIYSYKNVTEYVDLINCFSQINYLIAVFCAMIFVIFDFIYLFQLLETLQSARDTIEYSITIVGSILVLYLNFYVGQKLLDQSNAVFEEMCKIPFYMLSIKVQKLLLFMITRSGKPCMLSIGGIFVSSHEVFAAVSDNKLILNLLQIIIKFNQLY, encoded by the exons ATGAATCGTCTTAAATCGGATTACGAGAATTTCACCGGGGAAGAGGAACTAGAGattgtagaaaaatatacgaaagaaactaaattatatgtgtatgttgtCGTGG gatTCTTCAATctctatattatttcaataatatctCCGTCAATTTTAAATGTTCTTCtgcataattttgatattttggATGATGATCAATTAACGTTACCTGTACCAATTAATAACGTTACAAACGGAGGACTGTTATATTAcagtttccttttttatcaacTAACAATGATTTTCGTCCTACTATTACTAggttgtttattttattctttgtatATGGTGTTCGTACAACATGCCTGTTGTCAGTTCAGTATAATAAT ATTGAAAATACGTCGACCATTTAAGGACATTCCGAAATATGTTGAAAATGTTTGGCTTTTTGAAAAACCTTGCGAAAAATTCGATTGGATAGTCGacattatatattcttataaaaatgtcACGGA atacgtTGATTTGATAAACTGTTTTTCCCAGATAAATTACTTAATTGCAGTTTTCTGCGCAATGATCTTCGTcatcttcgattttatttat ttatttcaattattagaAACATTGCAAAGTGCAAGGGACACAATAGAATACAGTATTACTATTGTTGGATCTATATTGGTCCTATACCTTAATTTTTACGTTGGGCAAAAGCTTTTGGATCAGAGCAATGCAGTTTTCGAAGAAAT GTGTAAAATACCATTTTATATGCTATCTATAAAAGttcaaaaattgttattatttatgataacCAGAAGCGGAAAGCCATGTATGCTTTCGATTGGTGGTATCTTCGTGTCGTCACATGAAGTATTTGCTGCGGTAAGtgacaataaattaattttaaatttattacaaataattattaaatttaatcaattGTATTAA
- the LOC127068516 gene encoding uncharacterized protein LOC127068516, translating to MLQKVMASLCLLCAYSTTYFSFVTLKLIYARIKLDYKKFTDDDEVNIIKKYTKQSKFYAYVILILFNVYITSVISPCIVQVFLNLCGMLDDEQLTLPLPVNNITNASVLYFCLLIYEILTIVLISIVGGISFSAYLVMVQHACCQLNIIVLKVQQPFKKHSKYVQRTCYFKTPRMEWNWIVDIIRRYKNVTEYVDLINDFSKITYLITVFIAMILVVTDFVYMFQLFKKSENTIAIIECIFYIVGSTITIYINFYFGQKLLNYSNAVFEELSKIPFYDLSNKYQKLLLFVLMRCRRPCVISIGDMFVSSHESFAALIRRAFSFATVCYNV from the exons ATGCTGCAAAAAGTAATGGCATCTCTGTGTCTTCTCTGTGCTTATAGCACAACTTACTTTAGTTTTGTAACA CTGAAATTAATTTACGCACGTATTAAACTCGATTACAAGAAATTTACTGATGACGATGAGGTCaacattataaagaaatatacaaaacAGAGTAAATTTTATGCTTATGTTATACTGA TTTTGTTCAACGTTTATATTACCTCAGTAATATCTCCATGCATTGTACAAGTTTTTCTAAATCTCTGTGGTATGTTGGACGATGAACAATTAACCTTACCCCTTCccgttaataatattacaaacgcAAGCGTGCTATACTTTTGTTTgcttatttatgaaatattaacgatAGTTCTTATATCAATAGTAGGGGGTATAAGTTTCTCAGCGTACTTGGTAATGGTACAACATGCGTGTTGTCAACTTAATATTATAGT ACTGAAAGTTCAACAACCATTTAAAAAACATTCGAAGTATGTACAGAGGACTTGTTATTTTAAAACACCTCGCATGGAATGGAATTGGATAGTGGATATTATAAGACGTTATAAAAATGTCACCGA gTATGTCGATTTGATAAACGATTTTTCCAAGATTACTTACCTGATTACAGTTTTTATAGCGATGATACTCGTTGTCACTGATTTCGTCTAC atgtttcaattatttaaaaaatcggaAAATACGATCGCAATAATCGAGTGCATTTTTTACATTGTTGGATCtacaattacaatatatattaatttttactttggGCAAAAGCTGTTGAATTACAGCAACGCAGTTTTCGAAGAATT GAGTAAAATTCCGTTCTACGATCTTTCGAACAAATATCAAAAGTTACTGTTATTTGTACTAATGAGATGCAGAAGGCCATGCGTTATTTCGATCGGTGATATGTTCGTGTCATCGCACGAATCTTTTGCTGCG ttaaTTCGAAGAGCATTCTCCTTTGCTACGGTAtgttataatgtataa